One Vibrio pomeroyi genomic region harbors:
- a CDS encoding SGNH/GDSL hydrolase family protein — translation MEDKQLLAALQQHPVLDLYQLFQEVGQNRSLYVLLERLSSLKEHHQLSTRLSPFKPHIEGLLAQFDSSTPDSEILKAVALQSEIQQRGHSMSRYIMTSDNHRHFSPNADLVMFGDSITEWAPWADIFRDISMVNRGLAGDTTTGMLRRIDTTVNVKPKLVCFMAGINDLAQGYDVEHIYPNYIGMLEVWQENDIKILVQSTLYVGSKLQGLNPSVDLLNKKISEYCTQQGIAFLDVNSVLSPNKLLSNEYSCDDLHLNAKAYQAWAEVLQPAITELLK, via the coding sequence ATGGAAGACAAGCAATTACTTGCCGCGCTACAACAACACCCTGTCCTCGATCTATATCAGTTATTCCAAGAAGTTGGTCAAAATCGCTCTCTGTACGTATTGTTAGAGAGGCTATCTTCCCTTAAAGAACATCATCAACTGAGCACTCGTCTTAGTCCTTTTAAGCCTCACATCGAAGGGTTACTGGCCCAGTTCGATAGCTCCACACCGGACAGTGAAATCCTCAAGGCGGTTGCTCTTCAGTCTGAGATCCAGCAACGAGGCCACAGCATGAGCCGTTACATTATGACATCAGATAATCATCGTCATTTTTCTCCGAATGCAGACTTAGTCATGTTTGGTGATTCGATCACTGAATGGGCGCCGTGGGCGGATATTTTCCGTGATATCTCTATGGTCAATCGCGGCCTCGCGGGGGATACCACAACCGGCATGCTGCGTCGCATTGATACCACGGTAAACGTGAAGCCAAAGCTGGTATGTTTTATGGCAGGGATAAACGATTTAGCGCAAGGTTATGATGTCGAGCATATCTACCCGAACTACATTGGTATGCTTGAGGTATGGCAAGAAAACGATATTAAAATTTTGGTGCAATCAACGCTTTATGTAGGGAGTAAACTACAAGGCTTGAATCCTTCGGTGGATCTGCTTAATAAAAAAATAAGCGAGTACTGTACTCAACAAGGCATTGCGTTCTTAGACGTGAACTCAGTATTGTCACCTAACAAGCTGTTGTCGAATGAGTACTCGTGCGATGACTTGCACTTGAATGCTAAAGCTTATCAAGCTTGGGCTGAGGTGCTTCAACCTGCGATAACTGAGTTACTAAAATAA